In Nocardia yunnanensis, one DNA window encodes the following:
- the dusB gene encoding tRNA dihydrouridine synthase DusB — translation MTASLDAPKTELRIGPYPLDPPVVLAPMAGITNVAFRTLCREFGSATSLYVCEMITARAIVERNAKTLAMMAFGPDESPRSMQLYGVDPKTLGEAVRIVVGEGWADHIDMNLGCPVRKVTRLGGGSALPYKRRLFREIVREMVSAAGDVPVTFKFRIGIDDEHHTYLDTGRIAEAEGAAAVSLHARTAAQLYSGQADWSAITRLKETVTSIPVLGNGDIFTADDALRMMAETGCDGVVVGRGCLGRPWLFAELSAALRGEPIPAGPTLGKVGEILYRHAALLVEHDGEDKAMRDIRKHMAWYLMGFPVGSALRRQFATVTSLAQIGDLVGQLDPDVPFPDDALGPRGRQGSPQTKVALPDGWLDDPEDATVPAAADVMHSGG, via the coding sequence GTGACTGCCTCGCTGGACGCCCCCAAGACCGAGTTGCGAATCGGGCCCTACCCGCTCGATCCGCCGGTCGTGCTGGCCCCCATGGCGGGCATCACCAATGTCGCCTTCCGCACCCTGTGCCGCGAATTCGGCAGCGCCACTTCGCTGTACGTGTGCGAGATGATCACCGCGCGCGCCATCGTGGAACGCAACGCGAAGACGCTCGCCATGATGGCCTTCGGACCCGACGAATCGCCGCGCTCCATGCAGCTCTACGGGGTCGACCCCAAGACGCTCGGCGAGGCCGTGCGCATCGTGGTCGGCGAGGGCTGGGCCGACCACATCGATATGAACCTGGGCTGCCCGGTGCGCAAGGTGACCCGCCTCGGCGGCGGCTCGGCCCTGCCCTACAAGCGGCGGCTGTTCCGCGAGATCGTGCGCGAGATGGTCTCCGCCGCAGGCGATGTGCCGGTCACCTTCAAATTCCGCATCGGCATCGACGACGAGCACCACACCTACCTCGACACCGGGCGCATCGCGGAAGCCGAAGGCGCGGCGGCGGTTTCGCTGCACGCCCGCACCGCCGCCCAGCTGTACTCCGGGCAGGCCGACTGGAGCGCCATCACGCGGCTCAAGGAGACCGTCACCAGCATCCCGGTGCTGGGCAACGGCGACATCTTCACCGCCGACGACGCGCTGCGCATGATGGCCGAAACCGGTTGCGACGGTGTGGTCGTCGGCCGCGGCTGCCTGGGCCGGCCGTGGCTGTTCGCGGAACTGAGCGCGGCCCTGCGCGGTGAGCCGATCCCGGCCGGACCCACGCTGGGCAAGGTCGGCGAGATCCTCTACCGGCATGCCGCGCTGCTCGTCGAGCACGACGGCGAGGACAAGGCCATGCGCGATATCCGCAAGCACATGGCCTGGTACCTGATGGGCTTCCCGGTGGGTTCGGCGCTGCGCCGCCAGTTCGCCACCGTCACCAGCCTGGCGCAGATCGGGGATCTGGTCGGGCAGCTCGACCCGGACGTGCCGTTCCCGGACGACGCGCTCGGACCGCGCGGGCGGCAGGGCTCGCCGCAGACCAAGGTCGCGCTGCCCGACGGCTGGCTCGACGATCCGGAGGACGCGACCGTCCCCGCCGCCGCGGACGTCATGCACAGCGGCGGCTGA
- a CDS encoding salicylate synthase, translating to MLTSLDKLGKHNLGGLVSVADERVRVAGEQRWGEHVTDPVAAVSALAAADRFGEYVVYERPGAWVFAADPIGGVELDANELRVSWDGRTTAGPWTGTPAQAVDRALAGLPVGERTAYGWIGFEFCAWSLGATAHVHPRATLAHVMIPRIEVRIDAAGVRVAGATPAETGDIHAVIAAAQGSPLPAAHPVDVTADPTGYRDRVAAGVAEIGAGKYQKVILSRKVELPFAVNIPATYRLGRRHNTPARSFLLRLGGLEAAGFSPELVAAVDRDRVVTTEPLAGTRAFGRGDEIDTAARADLVRDPKEIVEHAISVQTSFAEIAAVAEPDTTAVSDFMAVRERGSVQHLASTVRGRLAADRSPWDALETLFPSVTASGIPKAAGVDAVFRLDHDPRGLYSGAVVTVSPDGALEATLVLRAVYQTGAGAWLRAGAGVVGQSRPEREFEETCEKLDSVAPYVVRA from the coding sequence ATGCTAACCTCACTCGACAAGTTAGGTAAGCATAACCTTGGAGGTCTGGTGTCGGTCGCTGACGAACGGGTACGGGTCGCGGGGGAGCAGCGGTGGGGCGAACACGTCACCGATCCGGTCGCGGCGGTCTCCGCGCTGGCGGCGGCGGATCGCTTCGGCGAATACGTGGTGTACGAACGGCCCGGCGCCTGGGTCTTCGCCGCCGACCCGATCGGCGGAGTCGAGTTGGACGCCAACGAACTTCGGGTCAGCTGGGACGGGCGCACCACCGCCGGGCCCTGGACCGGCACCCCCGCGCAGGCCGTCGATCGGGCGCTGGCCGGGCTGCCGGTCGGGGAACGCACTGCCTACGGCTGGATCGGATTCGAGTTCTGCGCCTGGTCGCTGGGGGCGACCGCACACGTGCACCCGCGAGCGACACTGGCGCACGTGATGATTCCGCGCATCGAGGTGCGCATCGACGCCGCCGGGGTGCGGGTGGCGGGTGCGACGCCCGCCGAGACCGGCGACATTCACGCCGTGATCGCGGCCGCGCAGGGCAGTCCGCTCCCGGCCGCCCACCCCGTGGACGTGACCGCGGACCCCACCGGCTACCGGGACCGCGTCGCCGCCGGCGTGGCCGAGATCGGCGCGGGCAAGTATCAGAAGGTGATCCTGTCGCGGAAGGTGGAACTGCCCTTCGCGGTGAACATTCCGGCCACCTACCGGCTGGGCCGCCGGCACAACACGCCCGCGCGCTCGTTCCTGTTGCGGCTGGGCGGCCTCGAGGCCGCGGGCTTCAGCCCCGAACTGGTGGCGGCCGTGGACCGCGACCGCGTGGTCACCACCGAACCGCTGGCCGGCACCCGCGCCTTCGGCCGCGGCGACGAGATCGACACCGCCGCCCGCGCCGACCTGGTGCGCGACCCGAAAGAGATTGTCGAGCACGCCATCTCGGTGCAGACCTCGTTCGCCGAGATCGCGGCCGTCGCCGAGCCCGACACCACCGCGGTCTCCGATTTCATGGCCGTGCGCGAGCGCGGCAGCGTGCAGCACCTGGCCTCCACGGTGCGCGGGCGACTGGCCGCCGATCGCAGCCCGTGGGACGCACTGGAAACGCTGTTCCCGTCGGTCACCGCCTCGGGCATCCCGAAGGCCGCCGGCGTCGACGCCGTCTTCCGCCTCGACCACGACCCGCGCGGCCTGTATTCCGGTGCGGTCGTGACGGTTTCACCGGACGGCGCGCTGGAGGCGACGCTGGTGCTGCGCGCGGTCTACCAGACCGGCGCGGGCGCGTGGTTGCGCGCGGGCGCGGGCGTGGTCGGCCAGTCGCGCCCGGAACGCGAATTCGAGGAGACCTGCGAGAAACTCGACAGCGTCGCGCCCTACGTCGTGCGCGCCTGA
- a CDS encoding acyl-ACP desaturase yields MAKDLTQLELLRELEPVAEENVNRHLSLAKEWHPHDYVPWDEGRNFAAMGGVDWDPEQSKLNEVAKAAMITNLLTEDNLPSYHREIAENFSQDGAWGTWVGRWTAEENRHGIVMRDYLVVTRGVDPVALEQARMIHMTNGFASPTEQLESLDNAGFLFSVAYVTFQELATRVSHRNTGKVCDDPIADRMLQRIAADENLHMIFYRNMCGAALDLSPDQTLDAITLILENFQMPGAGMPNFRRNGVLMAKHGIYDLRQHLEEVVNPVLKKWKIFERNDFTARGEETRERLGNFLEKLSKDVVKFEEQRDKMLAREAAKREKELAATGS; encoded by the coding sequence ATGGCAAAGGATCTGACTCAACTCGAGCTACTGCGGGAGTTGGAGCCGGTTGCCGAGGAGAACGTCAATCGCCACCTCTCCCTGGCCAAGGAATGGCATCCGCACGACTACGTGCCGTGGGACGAAGGCCGCAATTTCGCCGCCATGGGTGGTGTCGACTGGGATCCCGAGCAGTCGAAGCTCAACGAGGTCGCCAAGGCCGCGATGATCACCAACCTGCTGACCGAGGACAACCTGCCGTCCTACCACCGCGAGATCGCGGAGAACTTCTCCCAGGACGGCGCCTGGGGCACCTGGGTCGGTCGCTGGACCGCCGAGGAGAACCGGCACGGCATCGTGATGCGCGACTACCTCGTCGTCACCCGCGGCGTGGACCCGGTCGCCCTCGAGCAGGCCCGCATGATCCACATGACCAACGGGTTCGCGTCTCCCACAGAGCAGTTGGAGAGCCTCGACAACGCGGGCTTCCTGTTCTCGGTCGCATACGTGACCTTCCAGGAGCTGGCCACCCGCGTCAGCCACCGCAACACCGGCAAGGTCTGCGACGACCCCATCGCCGATCGCATGCTGCAGCGCATCGCCGCCGACGAGAACCTGCACATGATCTTCTACCGCAATATGTGCGGTGCGGCCCTGGACCTCTCGCCGGACCAGACCCTCGACGCCATCACGCTGATTCTGGAGAACTTCCAGATGCCCGGCGCCGGCATGCCCAACTTCCGCCGCAACGGCGTGCTGATGGCCAAGCACGGCATCTACGACCTGCGCCAGCACCTCGAAGAGGTGGTGAACCCGGTGCTCAAGAAGTGGAAGATCTTCGAGCGCAACGACTTCACCGCGCGCGGCGAGGAGACCCGGGAGCGGCTGGGCAATTTCCTCGAGAAGCTGAGCAAGGACGTCGTGAAGTTCGAGGAGCAGCGGGACAAGATGCTTGCCCGCGAGGCGGCCAAGCGGGAGAAGGAGTTGGCTGCTACCGGCAGCTAG
- a CDS encoding HAD-IB family hydrolase, with translation MTHRIRGDATGRPDRPLRRPTRPMHRPSLPLRPGVGVTQRPVGAMELEEALERVRTGPQGPSVAAFFDFGGTVVGGFNPPPLPRRLIRGGSTRGALTAGLLGSIRGARSEGEYERFLQHVMYGWAGVPESDLVALGREIFAHSVYGHIYPEAWRLVREHEAAGHTLVLVSSVTRYQVEPVAAELGIPHTLCTTMAVQDGVLTGHVAGKPLWRNGKADAVRRFALVSEIDLARSYAYADSAADLPLLHSAGHPVAVNPDPRVVMEAAEKEWPVLHFRPRQAPKVTDYARTLAGFAGLLGGALFGVAAKAHTKQRRQMADSMMTRAADSTLRGTGVRVRVIGAEHTRAPRPAVFIFNHQSQFDIVVLAEVLGTGFTGIAKREITKNPVFGPLMRFVEVTFIDRANSAATRAALEPVVETLRGGLSVVIAPEGTRSLTPRVGQFKKGAFHIAMQAGVPVIPVVIRNAGEIAWRNSAVVRKGVVDVAVLPPIDVSGWDPADMDADVERVRQLFVDTLLHWPKD, from the coding sequence GTGACGCACCGGATCCGGGGAGACGCGACGGGTCGTCCCGACCGGCCGCTGCGCCGTCCGACCCGGCCGATGCATCGCCCGAGCCTGCCGCTGCGGCCCGGCGTCGGCGTGACCCAGCGGCCGGTCGGGGCGATGGAACTCGAGGAGGCGCTGGAGCGGGTGCGCACCGGACCGCAGGGGCCGAGTGTCGCCGCCTTCTTCGACTTCGGCGGCACCGTGGTCGGCGGCTTCAACCCACCCCCGTTGCCGCGGCGGCTGATTCGCGGCGGCAGCACCCGGGGCGCGCTCACCGCCGGGCTGCTGGGCAGCATTCGCGGGGCCCGCAGCGAGGGCGAATACGAGCGCTTTCTCCAGCACGTCATGTACGGCTGGGCCGGGGTGCCCGAGTCCGATCTGGTCGCGCTCGGACGAGAGATCTTCGCGCACAGCGTGTACGGGCACATCTACCCGGAGGCGTGGCGGCTGGTGCGCGAACACGAGGCCGCCGGGCACACCCTGGTGCTGGTCAGCTCGGTCACCCGCTATCAGGTGGAGCCGGTGGCCGCGGAACTCGGCATCCCGCACACGCTGTGCACCACCATGGCCGTGCAGGACGGGGTGCTCACCGGACATGTGGCGGGAAAGCCGCTGTGGCGCAACGGGAAAGCCGATGCGGTGCGCCGCTTCGCCCTCGTGTCCGAGATCGATCTGGCGCGGAGTTACGCCTACGCCGACAGCGCCGCCGATCTGCCGCTGCTGCACAGCGCCGGGCATCCGGTCGCGGTCAATCCCGATCCGCGGGTGGTGATGGAGGCCGCCGAAAAGGAATGGCCGGTCCTGCATTTCCGGCCGCGGCAGGCGCCCAAGGTCACCGACTACGCGCGCACCCTGGCCGGGTTCGCCGGACTGCTGGGCGGCGCGCTGTTCGGGGTGGCGGCCAAGGCGCACACCAAACAGCGTCGCCAGATGGCGGATTCGATGATGACCCGCGCGGCGGATTCGACCCTGCGCGGCACCGGGGTGCGCGTGCGCGTGATCGGGGCCGAGCACACCCGCGCGCCACGGCCCGCGGTGTTCATCTTCAATCACCAGAGCCAGTTCGACATCGTGGTGCTGGCGGAGGTGCTGGGCACCGGATTCACCGGTATCGCCAAACGGGAGATCACCAAGAACCCGGTCTTCGGTCCGCTCATGCGATTCGTCGAGGTGACCTTCATCGACCGCGCGAATTCGGCGGCCACCCGGGCCGCACTGGAACCCGTGGTCGAGACCCTGCGCGGCGGGCTGTCGGTGGTGATCGCGCCCGAGGGCACCCGCTCGCTCACCCCACGCGTCGGGCAGTTCAAGAAGGGTGCGTTCCACATCGCCATGCAGGCCGGGGTTCCGGTCATCCCGGTGGTGATCCGCAATGCCGGCGAAATCGCCTGGCGCAACTCGGCCGTCGTGCGCAAAGGCGTCGTGGACGTGGCCGTGCTACCGCCGATCGACGTCAGCGGCTGGGATCCGGCCGATATGGACGCCGACGTGGAGCGGGTCCGTCAACTGTTCGTCGACACCCTGCTCCACTGGCCCAAGGATTAG
- a CDS encoding alpha/beta fold hydrolase: protein MSLETRVGTANAVLLHGQPGDRSDWDAVTARLPGTVTALALDRPGYGDNPEPAGSLEDNARWLLDRLDREGVENPVLVGHSYGGGVALAVAGLAPERVRGLVLVASIGPGCLNSWDGLLAAPVAGAALAVTAWSVLPWLARKGMGHNPFGAEVATALNMLAGVHHRHGPVWRSFLTEQRELLHTLERWTAGLAEIRTPALILADPADKVVPFATSRALSEQLPCARIELINGGGHHLPRQLPDAVAARIGDFVDSLD from the coding sequence ATGAGCCTCGAGACCCGGGTCGGCACCGCGAATGCGGTGCTGTTGCACGGGCAACCGGGGGACCGCTCGGATTGGGATGCGGTGACCGCCCGGCTGCCCGGTACGGTCACGGCGCTCGCGCTGGATCGGCCGGGGTATGGGGACAATCCGGAACCCGCGGGATCTCTCGAGGACAACGCGCGCTGGCTGCTCGATCGGCTCGATCGTGAGGGCGTCGAGAATCCGGTGCTGGTCGGGCACTCCTACGGGGGCGGGGTCGCGCTGGCGGTGGCCGGGCTCGCGCCGGAGCGGGTGCGGGGGCTGGTGTTGGTCGCCAGCATCGGGCCCGGCTGCTTGAACAGCTGGGACGGGTTGCTGGCCGCACCCGTCGCGGGTGCGGCGCTTGCGGTGACGGCCTGGTCGGTGCTGCCGTGGCTGGCCCGGAAGGGCATGGGGCACAACCCGTTCGGAGCCGAGGTGGCGACCGCGTTGAACATGCTGGCGGGCGTGCATCATCGGCACGGCCCGGTGTGGCGCAGCTTTCTGACCGAACAGCGCGAGCTGCTACACACGCTGGAACGCTGGACCGCGGGGCTCGCGGAGATCCGGACGCCGGCCCTGATCCTCGCCGATCCGGCCGACAAGGTCGTACCGTTCGCCACCTCCCGCGCGCTGAGCGAGCAGTTGCCCTGCGCCCGAATCGAACTGATCAACGGGGGCGGCCACCATCTGCCGCGGCAGCTGCCCGACGCCGTGGCCGCCCGGATAGGTGACTTTGTCGACTCGCTGGACTGA
- a CDS encoding DUF937 domain-containing protein, translating to MTSFDDLLSQVPVAQIAEKLGVDEATAKTAIDAAVPVLLGGFQAQAGNSDSGLNLEHEVASQPHALLDGGVDLNQVDTGNGNQIVDQTFGSDKNTVISALGNVGGNAISQDLMGKLLPMLAPIVLAYLGKKAAGGGNGAAGGGGIGDILGSLLGGATGGNAGGGLGDILGKAVGQNAGNVLGNVLGGLLGKK from the coding sequence ATGACTTCCTTCGATGACCTGCTCTCCCAAGTTCCCGTCGCGCAGATCGCCGAGAAACTCGGCGTCGACGAGGCGACCGCGAAGACCGCCATCGATGCGGCGGTCCCCGTGCTACTCGGCGGTTTCCAGGCACAGGCCGGCAACTCCGACAGCGGTTTGAATCTGGAGCACGAAGTCGCCAGCCAGCCGCACGCTCTACTCGACGGCGGTGTCGATCTGAACCAGGTCGACACCGGCAACGGCAACCAAATCGTCGATCAGACCTTCGGTTCCGACAAGAACACGGTGATCAGCGCGCTCGGCAATGTCGGCGGCAATGCCATCAGCCAGGACCTGATGGGCAAGCTGCTGCCCATGCTGGCGCCGATCGTGCTCGCGTACCTTGGGAAGAAGGCCGCCGGCGGCGGCAACGGCGCGGCCGGCGGGGGCGGGATCGGCGACATTCTCGGCAGCCTGCTGGGCGGGGCCACCGGCGGCAATGCCGGCGGCGGTCTGGGCGACATTCTCGGCAAGGCCGTGGGCCAGAACGCGGGCAATGTGCTCGGCAACGTGCTGGGCGGTTTGCTGGGCAAGAAGTGA
- a CDS encoding TetR/AcrR family transcriptional regulator, whose amino-acid sequence MARQQERARRTRAAIIRSAAVEFGKSGYAAASLNRILEGSRATKGAMYFHFDSKEDLARAVLEAAVDRYRASTERWLARTDLGPLDVLHGMIDEIALRLENDIIIQAEFRLIIEPEFYRDIQAGGGRILGRAIRQLAVKAAEHKQLRADSDPDRFTRTLAAALAGQRYIADVLAGPVDLRARFAEALEVIVDATSTPEWTEEFRRVGWRVSAKLEDLNLGL is encoded by the coding sequence ATGGCACGGCAGCAAGAGCGGGCCCGCCGGACACGCGCGGCGATCATCAGGTCCGCCGCCGTTGAGTTCGGGAAGAGCGGCTATGCCGCTGCATCGCTCAACCGCATATTGGAAGGTTCCCGGGCGACCAAGGGGGCCATGTACTTTCACTTCGACTCCAAGGAGGATCTGGCGCGCGCGGTATTGGAGGCGGCGGTCGACCGCTATCGGGCTTCGACCGAAAGGTGGCTCGCCAGAACCGATCTCGGTCCGCTCGACGTGCTGCACGGCATGATCGACGAGATCGCGTTGCGGCTGGAGAACGACATCATCATTCAGGCCGAGTTCCGGCTCATCATCGAGCCGGAGTTCTATCGCGACATCCAGGCCGGCGGCGGCCGCATTCTCGGGCGCGCCATCCGGCAGCTCGCGGTGAAGGCCGCCGAGCACAAGCAATTGCGCGCCGACTCGGATCCGGACCGCTTCACCCGCACCCTGGCGGCGGCGCTGGCCGGTCAGCGCTACATCGCCGATGTGCTGGCGGGTCCGGTGGATCTGCGGGCCCGGTTCGCCGAGGCGCTCGAGGTGATCGTGGACGCCACCTCGACACCGGAGTGGACCGAGGAGTTCCGTCGCGTCGGCTGGCGGGTCTCCGCAAAGCTCGAAGATCTCAACTTGGGACTCTGA
- a CDS encoding glycerol-3-phosphate 1-O-acyltransferase, which translates to MLDHDSRLPEAALTAPHSVVALVDAASPVERELVGHWLAEGGITQEFGTTAPVTQLDLDPAAVTDRLVGRSDDPLVVPVRVLWLPPERDGVRRTTFSDLVTLSNPRKPNRLLQRRLLSKAPDRHLVLTGAPARLSQLRANNPGSAAAPDTFGRAIVRAGIVALERAERAVIGDRYKVPRLVVEEILDSPEFLRRLEAIAAETGLAGREVYRRAEKGLRELVAAQSRLVSDLFTQAMRPVHASTWKVDSDDSGLDRLRTLNRRYPLVFLPSHRSYVDAFVLGDILARNDFPPNHVVGGANLKFWPIGPIARRTGTVFIRRSFGDDEVYKAVVEEYFAYLLTKRFNLEWYFEGGRTRTGKLRPPRYGLLNYLAAALRSKRIDDVMLVPVSITYERLNEIGAIADEQTGGSKQAEGIAWLARYVRNQQHSAGHVYVRFGTPLSARERLAVHGDPLTPHPNPDTDHVVDVEHRAVQRLAFEVAVGINDVTPITVNALTTLVLLGVHERALTRDELRTAIAPVLGYIEYRDLPRGEITTLREDHRLAVVLEQLAIAKVVTVYRGGLEPVYAINAGAHLEAAFYRNSAVHWFVNRAILELAVLSAVEAPEGDQLRVGWEAAYRLRDLLKFEFFFPERAEFTSQLTAEMLLVDPDWHQRTAAGTVGTEILAKLAESGFMMAHRVLRSFVDAQLVVAERLAARDPALEVDRKELVDECLHVGKQMLLQQRLHSPESVSSELFGSAVKLADNHGLLTPAEDAADLAARRVRFAGELRAIGARISRAATLDPSNRLETL; encoded by the coding sequence ATGCTCGATCACGACAGCCGGCTTCCCGAAGCCGCGCTCACCGCCCCGCATTCCGTGGTCGCCCTCGTCGACGCCGCCTCCCCCGTCGAACGCGAACTCGTCGGGCACTGGCTGGCCGAAGGCGGCATCACGCAGGAGTTCGGCACCACCGCCCCGGTCACCCAGCTCGATCTCGATCCCGCCGCCGTCACCGACCGGCTGGTCGGGCGCAGCGACGACCCGCTGGTGGTTCCGGTCCGGGTGCTGTGGCTGCCGCCCGAACGAGACGGCGTGCGACGCACCACCTTCAGCGATCTCGTCACCCTCAGCAATCCGCGTAAACCCAACCGCCTGCTGCAGCGGCGGCTGCTCAGCAAGGCCCCCGACCGCCATCTGGTGCTGACCGGCGCGCCCGCCCGGCTCAGCCAGCTGCGCGCCAACAATCCCGGATCCGCCGCCGCCCCCGACACTTTCGGCCGGGCCATCGTGCGCGCGGGCATCGTCGCGCTCGAACGCGCCGAACGCGCGGTGATCGGCGACCGGTACAAGGTGCCGCGGCTGGTGGTCGAGGAGATCCTCGACTCGCCCGAGTTCCTGCGCCGCCTCGAGGCCATCGCCGCCGAGACCGGGCTGGCCGGGCGCGAGGTGTACCGGCGCGCCGAGAAGGGCCTGCGCGAACTGGTCGCCGCCCAGTCGCGGCTGGTGTCGGATCTGTTCACCCAGGCCATGCGGCCGGTGCACGCCTCCACCTGGAAGGTCGACTCCGACGACAGCGGACTGGACCGGTTGCGCACCCTCAATCGGCGCTACCCGCTGGTCTTCCTGCCCTCGCACCGCTCCTACGTGGACGCGTTCGTGCTCGGAGACATCTTGGCGCGCAACGATTTTCCGCCCAACCATGTGGTGGGCGGGGCGAATCTGAAGTTCTGGCCGATCGGGCCGATCGCGCGCCGCACCGGAACCGTGTTCATCCGCCGCAGTTTCGGCGACGACGAGGTGTACAAGGCCGTCGTCGAGGAGTACTTCGCCTATCTGCTGACCAAGCGCTTCAACCTGGAGTGGTACTTCGAGGGCGGCCGCACCCGCACCGGCAAACTCCGCCCGCCGCGCTACGGGCTGCTGAATTACCTTGCGGCCGCGCTGCGTTCGAAACGCATCGACGACGTCATGCTGGTGCCGGTCTCCATCACCTACGAGCGGCTCAACGAGATCGGGGCCATCGCCGACGAGCAGACCGGCGGCAGCAAACAGGCCGAGGGCATCGCCTGGCTGGCCCGCTACGTGCGCAACCAGCAGCACTCCGCCGGGCACGTGTACGTGCGCTTCGGGACGCCGCTGTCGGCGCGCGAGCGGCTGGCCGTGCACGGGGATCCGCTGACGCCGCACCCGAATCCGGATACCGATCACGTCGTCGACGTCGAGCATCGGGCGGTGCAGCGGCTGGCGTTCGAGGTCGCGGTCGGCATCAACGACGTCACCCCCATCACCGTCAACGCGCTCACCACGCTGGTGCTGCTGGGCGTGCACGAGCGCGCCCTCACCCGCGACGAACTGCGCACCGCCATCGCGCCCGTGCTCGGCTACATCGAGTACCGGGATCTGCCGCGCGGCGAGATCACCACGCTGCGTGAGGATCACCGGCTGGCGGTGGTGCTCGAACAGCTCGCCATCGCCAAGGTGGTGACTGTGTACCGCGGCGGGCTGGAACCGGTGTACGCCATCAATGCCGGGGCGCACCTGGAGGCCGCGTTCTACCGCAACAGCGCCGTGCACTGGTTCGTCAACCGCGCCATCCTCGAATTGGCCGTGCTGTCCGCGGTGGAGGCGCCCGAGGGCGATCAGCTGCGGGTCGGGTGGGAGGCCGCCTACCGGCTGCGCGATCTGCTCAAGTTCGAGTTCTTCTTCCCGGAGCGCGCCGAATTCACCAGTCAGCTCACCGCCGAGATGCTGCTGGTCGATCCGGACTGGCATCAGCGCACGGCGGCCGGCACGGTCGGCACCGAAATCCTGGCCAAGCTGGCCGAATCCGGGTTCATGATGGCGCACCGGGTGCTGCGCTCGTTCGTGGACGCGCAACTGGTGGTGGCCGAACGGCTCGCGGCCCGCGATCCGGCGCTCGAGGTCGACCGCAAGGAACTCGTCGACGAATGCCTGCACGTCGGCAAACAGATGCTGCTGCAGCAACGCCTGCACAGCCCGGAATCGGTGTCCTCCGAATTGTTCGGCAGCGCGGTCAAACTCGCCGACAACCACGGACTGCTCACCCCCGCCGAGGACGCCGCCGACCTGGCCGCCCGCCGGGTCCGCTTCGCCGGAGAGCTGCGCGCCATCGGGGCGCGCATCTCCCGCGCGGCCACCCTCGACCCGTCCAACCGGCTGGAAACGCTGTGA
- a CDS encoding polyprenol monophosphomannose synthase encodes MPTYNERENLPVAVERLTALPVADLHVLVVDDNSPDGTGEVADKLAADLPNVVSVLHRTEKDGLGRAYIAGITKALDEGADVVIQMDADLSHPAEVIPAMLEKLETTDAGVVLGSRYVPGGSTAAEWKWYRKALSAWANFYVNLILRLGVKDATAGFKAWKADTLRAIDVASIKSNGYSFQVEMNYRTVKKGIGIAEVPIRFEERTKGASKMSLKVQLESAAMPWKLLFGRAV; translated from the coding sequence GTGCCGACCTACAACGAGCGGGAGAACCTGCCGGTGGCGGTGGAGCGGCTGACCGCGCTACCGGTGGCCGACCTGCACGTGCTGGTGGTGGACGACAACTCGCCCGACGGCACCGGTGAGGTGGCCGACAAACTGGCCGCCGACCTGCCGAACGTGGTGAGCGTGCTGCATCGCACCGAGAAGGACGGCCTGGGCCGCGCGTACATCGCGGGCATCACCAAGGCGCTGGACGAGGGCGCGGACGTCGTCATCCAGATGGACGCCGACCTGTCGCATCCCGCCGAGGTCATTCCGGCCATGCTGGAGAAGCTGGAAACCACCGACGCCGGCGTGGTGCTCGGATCCCGTTATGTCCCCGGCGGTTCCACCGCCGCCGAGTGGAAGTGGTACCGCAAGGCGCTCTCGGCCTGGGCCAACTTCTACGTGAACCTGATTCTGCGCCTGGGCGTCAAGGACGCGACCGCCGGCTTCAAGGCGTGGAAGGCGGATACGCTGCGCGCCATCGACGTGGCCTCGATCAAGTCGAACGGCTACTCGTTCCAGGTGGAGATGAACTACCGCACGGTCAAGAAGGGCATCGGCATCGCCGAGGTGCCGATCCGCTTCGAGGAGCGCACCAAGGGCGCCTCCAAGATGAGCCTGAAGGTGCAGCTGGAGTCCGCGGCCATGCCGTGGAAGCTGCTGTTCGGGCGCGCGGTCTAA